A single genomic interval of Plantibacter sp. Leaf314 harbors:
- a CDS encoding ATP-dependent endonuclease gives MPTIAKPIEGKALSGIYRHRFRRAPSGTLRITEEFAPERGVSAAALVLVDSGVLSSDGGSNVRLRSVSVAGFRSIRELSELELGSPTVLAGHNDAGKSAIIHAILFLLDGYTLTESDRTYLSIADETFRSASDGGIERVPETWVAGEFMLDKDEATTFGASSLQVRRIVRAEAKAVLEVQCSVPTDTRLRDLETLGVAQLEDRLKTLDLDTSKGKKAELLERLEAAAAAAPQTTEWVNATPALGKALPAGRRFDATSAVDAEVAIKDTLTTAYRQHLESDDLRGNVRTIEADLETRLVEDADTIRQHIMEKVRDIGDVQIRPTVSFTSANGLKSTDITVTNQAGEDINLQLSGAGRARRVALAIWEYNATLLAESGDDVVLLYDEPDTHLDYGHQRELMALIHEQTKNEKVTVVIASHSMNLIDGTDISDVVHVRHEDHRTVIERLADDSAVGSHLGAIAASVGLRNTVLLHERLFVGVEGASEARALPVLFKLATGRHLESCGIAIWPCSNNEGARYFAEFLHSHDRNVVFLVDEDSRTNAKHVFSPNKLRRAGLDPERQCFYLGDPAEIEEIFSDEQWAAAANDSWPRADAPTRTWMADDFNAHRVGKFSQDILQMVRTGTDEATAPSGKPDMLVGLALSLKTSDDVPLDLRDKFDALVSLAK, from the coding sequence ATGCCGACAATCGCTAAGCCGATCGAAGGAAAGGCCTTGAGTGGAATCTATCGCCATAGGTTCCGCCGAGCTCCGAGCGGGACTCTACGGATAACCGAGGAGTTCGCACCCGAACGGGGTGTGTCGGCTGCCGCGCTGGTGCTCGTAGACTCGGGAGTATTGTCGTCGGATGGGGGGAGTAACGTGCGGTTGCGGAGTGTTTCTGTTGCGGGGTTCCGATCGATCCGGGAGCTTTCCGAGCTTGAGCTCGGATCTCCGACCGTGCTCGCTGGACACAACGATGCGGGCAAGTCTGCAATCATCCACGCGATTCTGTTCCTCCTCGACGGCTATACACTCACTGAATCGGATCGCACCTACTTGAGCATCGCCGACGAGACGTTCAGATCTGCGTCAGACGGTGGTATCGAACGCGTTCCGGAAACCTGGGTCGCAGGCGAGTTCATGCTCGATAAGGATGAGGCGACCACATTCGGTGCTTCGTCATTGCAGGTTCGTCGCATAGTTCGAGCCGAAGCGAAAGCAGTGCTAGAGGTGCAGTGTTCAGTACCGACCGACACGCGACTGCGTGATTTGGAGACGCTCGGAGTAGCTCAGCTCGAGGACCGGTTGAAGACGCTCGACCTGGACACATCAAAGGGCAAAAAAGCGGAACTTCTCGAAAGGTTGGAAGCTGCCGCTGCTGCCGCGCCACAGACTACGGAATGGGTGAACGCGACTCCTGCCCTCGGTAAAGCGTTGCCAGCAGGGCGTCGTTTCGACGCAACTAGCGCAGTCGACGCCGAGGTGGCGATTAAAGACACTCTGACGACCGCCTATCGGCAACACCTCGAATCCGACGACCTTAGAGGCAACGTCCGCACAATCGAAGCAGACCTCGAGACACGCCTGGTCGAAGACGCAGACACAATCCGGCAGCACATCATGGAGAAGGTCCGAGACATCGGGGACGTGCAGATCAGGCCGACGGTCAGTTTCACCAGCGCCAACGGCCTGAAGTCGACCGACATCACCGTCACCAATCAAGCCGGCGAGGACATCAACTTGCAGCTCTCCGGTGCCGGGCGGGCGCGGCGTGTTGCGTTGGCGATCTGGGAGTACAACGCGACGCTCCTCGCCGAGTCTGGGGACGACGTGGTGCTGCTGTATGACGAGCCTGACACTCACCTCGACTACGGGCACCAGCGCGAATTGATGGCCCTCATTCACGAACAAACCAAGAACGAGAAGGTGACCGTCGTCATCGCCTCCCACTCTATGAATCTGATCGACGGCACCGACATCAGCGACGTCGTGCACGTCCGACATGAAGACCACCGGACGGTGATCGAACGCCTCGCCGATGATTCTGCAGTTGGGTCGCATCTCGGGGCGATAGCTGCGAGCGTGGGGCTTCGCAATACGGTCCTCCTCCACGAGCGACTGTTCGTCGGAGTAGAGGGCGCCTCCGAGGCGCGGGCGCTCCCAGTCCTATTCAAGCTCGCCACCGGTCGCCACCTCGAGTCCTGCGGTATCGCGATCTGGCCATGCAGTAACAATGAAGGAGCCCGGTACTTCGCTGAATTTCTCCACAGCCACGATCGCAACGTCGTGTTCCTCGTGGACGAGGACTCTCGGACCAACGCGAAGCACGTGTTCAGTCCGAATAAGCTCCGCCGCGCCGGACTCGACCCGGAGAGGCAGTGCTTCTATCTCGGTGATCCGGCCGAGATTGAGGAAATCTTCTCGGACGAACAGTGGGCTGCAGCGGCAAACGACTCTTGGCCACGTGCTGACGCGCCCACTCGCACGTGGATGGCCGATGACTTCAACGCACACCGAGTAGGCAAGTTCAGCCAGGACATCCTGCAGATGGTTCGCACTGGTACTGACGAGGCGACCGCGCCTTCAGGGAAGCCAGACATGCTCGTCGGCTTGGCACTGAGCCTGAAAACATCGGACGACGTCCCGCTGGACTTGCGGGATAAGTTCGACGCGCTCGTCAGCCTCGCGAAGTAG
- a CDS encoding SAVED domain-containing protein translates to MTTQLTKKPIEVTERDTAVLRKDVPESTRLRLWAKAAGRCVLCATYLLDAADWSWHAIPHGQIAHIVGAGSGKESPRGDSALAADERADEENLMLLCYSCHKRIDDKAYRDQYTVQFLTAKKLLHEKRVRQVTDFATLRPTSVVTVSADVRGTRAPISLPQVAEALRHDGYTGMGEDTRNGAFTIHLPGNDNDGWAWDAHRSEIDRFAARIAEAVTAGDVESLSVFALAPIPSLVYLGSKLDDKTETRLFARKRTDEVTAWAWSHGDGNVPAFDTVMCAGDSNEAAILVELSAPVREERLPDGLRNLPRVTITPRGQPPRPDLLGSRAALELFALAWRDALARIESELPIVRVLHLVAAVPAPAAITMGRHRMRAAQPNIVVYQLRTEAYEAAMEVGE, encoded by the coding sequence ATGACGACACAGTTGACGAAGAAGCCCATCGAGGTCACGGAACGCGACACCGCAGTGCTTCGGAAGGATGTACCGGAGAGCACACGGCTGCGCCTTTGGGCCAAAGCGGCGGGACGGTGCGTACTCTGTGCAACCTATCTCTTGGACGCCGCCGATTGGTCCTGGCACGCGATCCCCCACGGGCAGATCGCACACATCGTTGGAGCAGGATCGGGCAAGGAGTCCCCTCGAGGCGATTCTGCGCTGGCCGCCGATGAGCGCGCGGACGAAGAGAATCTGATGCTCCTCTGCTACTCGTGCCACAAGAGGATCGACGACAAGGCCTACCGCGACCAGTACACGGTTCAATTCCTGACCGCCAAGAAGCTGCTCCATGAGAAGCGGGTGCGGCAAGTCACCGACTTCGCAACGCTGCGGCCGACATCCGTCGTGACGGTGAGCGCCGACGTCCGCGGGACAAGAGCACCGATATCGCTCCCGCAGGTTGCGGAAGCGCTACGTCACGACGGCTACACGGGCATGGGGGAAGACACACGCAATGGGGCGTTCACCATCCACCTCCCCGGGAATGACAACGACGGATGGGCGTGGGACGCCCATCGCTCGGAGATCGACCGGTTCGCGGCTCGCATCGCGGAGGCGGTGACCGCCGGCGACGTCGAGTCGCTCAGCGTTTTCGCTCTCGCCCCCATCCCGTCGCTCGTCTACCTGGGCTCCAAGCTCGACGACAAGACGGAGACGCGGCTCTTCGCTCGGAAGCGCACCGATGAGGTGACCGCCTGGGCATGGAGTCATGGAGACGGTAACGTCCCCGCATTCGACACCGTCATGTGTGCCGGCGACTCGAACGAGGCCGCAATTCTCGTCGAGCTGAGCGCACCTGTGAGAGAAGAGCGTCTTCCCGATGGCCTGAGGAATCTCCCCAGGGTCACCATCACGCCGAGGGGCCAGCCGCCGCGTCCGGACCTGCTGGGCAGCCGCGCGGCCCTGGAGTTGTTCGCGCTCGCATGGAGGGACGCACTCGCGCGCATCGAAAGCGAGCTTCCGATTGTGCGCGTCCTGCACCTGGTCGCCGCCGTACCCGCGCCGGCGGCCATCACGATGGGCCGGCATCGGATGCGCGCGGCGCAGCCGAACATCGTCGTCTACCAGCTTCGAACCGAGGCATACGAGGCGGCGATGGAGGTCGGCGAATGA
- a CDS encoding SMODS domain-containing nucleotidyltransferase: MTPRIKEFNLFLRDYVNLNQTRLDLLHTRTSSLDTALEESALLEDKLDGSLIPQGSFAHGTIIKPLSGNDFDADVLLPMVEQVDWEPKKYTVELKKALDAVPRYADKTVLGKRCVTIQFANSFHIDVVPFVERADGKTYITHRTKNEYLLQDPTEFTRWLKEQNSTTNGHLIRVIRLAKWLRDRSSIDCPSVVLGALLAERVKSFAGVDDYGNVATTFTALLEDLRDYLDTHAAPPWVDDRIGQNLADRLTQTGFDNLKSQLRRWARLAREALDAEASDSVEKWQKLFGVSFSASTTSSLALSASAATATLPTYEHQMVPGEKSLTEQYGFPERQDPTSTFRIVGKMSPTKRGRGRFRPLATNGNLVPIGRALEFQITDCTVDGPYDVYWKVRNAGPEAASKKAFRGEILKRGELISETSDFPGAHWVQAWIVKDGVAVATATQDVIIMSR; the protein is encoded by the coding sequence ATGACCCCGCGCATCAAGGAGTTCAACCTCTTCCTCCGCGACTACGTCAACCTCAACCAGACTCGTCTCGACCTCCTCCACACCCGAACGTCCTCACTGGACACGGCGCTGGAGGAGAGCGCGCTGCTCGAGGACAAGCTCGACGGAAGCCTCATCCCGCAGGGCTCGTTCGCTCACGGCACCATCATCAAGCCGCTCTCCGGCAACGACTTCGACGCCGACGTCCTCCTGCCGATGGTCGAGCAGGTGGACTGGGAACCGAAGAAGTACACCGTCGAACTCAAGAAAGCGCTCGATGCGGTGCCGCGCTACGCCGACAAGACCGTTCTCGGCAAGCGATGCGTGACGATCCAGTTCGCGAACAGTTTCCACATCGACGTCGTACCGTTCGTGGAGCGCGCCGACGGCAAGACGTACATCACTCACCGCACGAAGAACGAGTACCTGCTTCAGGATCCGACGGAGTTCACCCGCTGGCTCAAGGAGCAGAACAGCACGACCAACGGCCATCTCATTCGCGTCATTCGCCTTGCAAAGTGGCTTCGCGACCGCAGTTCTATCGACTGCCCCTCCGTTGTGCTTGGTGCACTGCTGGCCGAGCGGGTGAAGAGCTTCGCAGGAGTCGATGATTACGGCAACGTCGCGACGACCTTTACTGCCCTTCTTGAAGACCTCCGCGACTACCTCGACACGCACGCCGCCCCGCCGTGGGTGGATGACCGCATCGGCCAGAACCTCGCGGACCGTCTCACCCAGACAGGGTTCGACAACCTCAAGAGCCAGCTGAGGAGGTGGGCGCGGCTCGCTCGCGAAGCCCTCGACGCTGAAGCATCCGACAGCGTCGAGAAGTGGCAGAAGCTGTTCGGGGTCTCGTTCAGTGCGAGCACGACATCGTCTCTCGCCCTGTCCGCCTCGGCCGCCACAGCCACTCTGCCCACGTACGAGCATCAGATGGTTCCTGGAGAGAAATCGCTGACCGAGCAGTACGGCTTCCCGGAGCGGCAGGATCCCACGTCGACGTTCCGAATCGTCGGGAAGATGTCGCCGACAAAGAGGGGCCGGGGTCGTTTCCGTCCACTGGCGACGAATGGAAACCTTGTCCCCATCGGCCGGGCCCTCGAGTTCCAGATCACGGACTGCACGGTGGACGGCCCCTACGACGTGTACTGGAAGGTGCGCAATGCCGGACCTGAGGCTGCCAGCAAGAAGGCCTTCCGTGGCGAGATCCTCAAGCGCGGCGAGCTCATCAGTGAGACCAGCGACTTCCCTGGCGCTCACTGGGTGCAGGCGTGGATCGTGAAGGACGGAGTCGCCGTCGCCACCGCCACGCAGGACGTCATCATCATGTCGCGGTGA
- a CDS encoding response regulator transcription factor, translating to MIRLLIADDQAVVRAGLSVILGAEPDIEVVGEAIDGADAVRLARELRPDLICMDIRMPGTDGIAATRTITADPELDADVLILTTFDVDADVFAALEAGAAGFLLKGADEATLLAAIRSIAAGEGTLDQRLTRRILREFSERRSTTVPVATSPAESPLTDREFDVLHLLAEGLSNAEIADRLFVEPTTVKYHLAGLLQKTGARDRLQAVLWGIRAGLVDPR from the coding sequence ATGATCCGCCTCCTCATCGCCGACGACCAGGCCGTCGTCCGTGCCGGCCTCTCGGTGATCCTCGGTGCCGAGCCCGACATCGAGGTCGTCGGTGAGGCGATCGACGGCGCCGACGCGGTGCGGTTGGCGAGGGAGCTGCGTCCGGACCTGATCTGCATGGACATCCGGATGCCGGGCACGGACGGGATCGCGGCGACCCGCACGATCACGGCCGACCCGGAGCTCGACGCCGACGTCCTCATCCTCACGACGTTCGACGTCGACGCGGACGTGTTCGCCGCGCTCGAAGCCGGGGCGGCGGGCTTCCTGCTGAAGGGTGCGGACGAGGCGACCTTGCTCGCGGCGATCCGGTCCATCGCAGCGGGGGAGGGCACGCTCGATCAACGCTTGACCCGACGCATCCTCCGCGAGTTCTCGGAGCGCCGCAGCACGACCGTGCCGGTTGCGACGTCTCCGGCCGAGTCACCGCTCACCGACCGCGAGTTCGACGTGCTCCACCTGCTGGCGGAGGGCCTGTCCAACGCGGAGATCGCCGACCGGCTCTTCGTCGAACCCACCACGGTGAAGTACCACCTGGCCGGTCTGCTGCAGAAGACCGGCGCGCGCGACCGGTTGCAGGCCGTGCTGTGGGGCATCCGCGCGGGGCTCGTCGACCCGCGGTGA
- a CDS encoding sensor histidine kinase has translation MTSSARPAPVAARLRAALPPVLVLAGAVVYLGVVPWVDELHAVPGQVSPWAHAALVVLQAVALLFRRRHPVAVFGAAVLLDLVILGSSGGELGIGSFGVILATYALARHEERRTVTTALVTGAVATTVVGGIAMAFGSSEQPLLLVFAAVARIVLQYVLPAGVAEYTRGRERLLSAIEDQARMAENERRISALNDLRSERTALARELHDIAGHHLSGIIVSAQAATALMERDPERARAMLQTVQSDARTTLVDLRRTVGLLRSDDADSEGGGDGSTLGPATIPTIAAIPELVEAARSRGQHVAYTVTGEPRVLGPLAETAAYRTVQESLANAARHAPGATAHVLVRFEADAIELTVTNAPSSQRPASPSRDGYGLWGMRERAELIGARLTSAPTDDGGWRNRLTIPDEQRPDQPRSDT, from the coding sequence ATGACCTCGTCCGCTCGGCCCGCACCTGTCGCGGCCCGGCTGCGCGCGGCGCTCCCGCCGGTCCTGGTCCTCGCCGGTGCGGTGGTGTACCTCGGGGTCGTCCCGTGGGTCGACGAGCTGCACGCCGTGCCCGGACAGGTGTCGCCGTGGGCGCACGCGGCGCTGGTCGTGCTCCAGGCCGTCGCCCTGCTCTTCCGGCGTCGGCACCCCGTCGCGGTGTTCGGCGCGGCGGTCCTGCTCGACCTCGTGATCCTCGGGTCCAGTGGTGGCGAACTCGGGATCGGCTCGTTCGGCGTGATCCTCGCCACCTATGCGCTCGCCCGTCACGAGGAGCGTCGGACGGTGACGACCGCGCTGGTGACAGGCGCGGTGGCCACGACGGTCGTCGGCGGCATCGCCATGGCCTTCGGGTCGTCCGAGCAGCCGCTCCTCCTCGTCTTCGCAGCCGTCGCGCGCATCGTGTTGCAGTACGTGCTCCCGGCCGGCGTCGCCGAGTACACCAGGGGTCGCGAGCGGTTGCTGTCGGCGATCGAGGACCAGGCGCGCATGGCTGAGAACGAGCGCCGGATCAGTGCCCTGAACGACCTCCGCTCGGAACGCACCGCCCTCGCTCGAGAACTGCACGACATCGCCGGGCACCACCTGTCGGGGATCATCGTCAGTGCCCAGGCGGCGACCGCGCTGATGGAGCGCGACCCGGAACGTGCTCGAGCGATGCTCCAGACGGTGCAGTCCGACGCCCGCACCACCCTCGTCGACCTGCGGCGGACGGTCGGCCTGCTGCGCAGCGACGACGCGGACTCCGAGGGCGGGGGCGACGGATCGACCCTCGGGCCGGCGACCATCCCGACGATCGCGGCGATCCCGGAGCTCGTCGAGGCGGCGCGGTCACGGGGGCAGCACGTCGCGTACACCGTGACCGGTGAGCCTCGCGTGCTGGGTCCGCTCGCGGAGACGGCCGCGTACCGGACCGTTCAGGAGTCGCTGGCGAACGCCGCCCGGCATGCTCCCGGAGCCACTGCTCACGTCCTGGTGCGGTTCGAGGCGGACGCGATCGAGCTCACCGTGACGAACGCCCCATCGTCGCAGCGGCCTGCGTCGCCGTCCCGTGACGGGTACGGCCTGTGGGGCATGCGCGAGCGGGCCGAGCTCATCGGGGCGCGACTGACCTCGGCGCCGACGGACGACGGCGGGTGGCGCAACCGCCTGACCATCCCCGACGAACAGCGTCCCGACCAGCCCCGGAGTGACACATGA
- a CDS encoding serine hydrolase codes for MNDQNQNQTQTPNRHRTLIAVSAAAALLAGTVSLSACTSATEQTAGTGSESGALQDRMQSLVDAGYPAALASVIGPDGTSIDVAAGIGDLATDEPAQVDGEVRIASNTKMFVSTVVLQLVEEGKVALDAPIDTYLPGLITGDGVDGTRITVRQLLQHTAGLPEYADQIAADAFAAQERYTSPRDMLDIALAKPAVFAPGERWAYSNTNYLVLGLMIEHVTDRALGQQIDERIVKPLDLEHTYFPAPGERELRGEHPKGYHAKTAGELVDFAALDTSFAWSAGALVSTPHELNVFMKALLDGELLNAETLAEMQTTVPAGDELWPGAGYGLGLQSYPLSCGGVAWGHGGDIPGTQTRNAVGPDGTAVTIAVTSLPWAVVSPDDNERLMEQYRIVVDALDASLCER; via the coding sequence ATGAACGACCAGAACCAGAACCAGACGCAGACCCCGAACCGTCACCGCACCCTCATCGCCGTCTCGGCCGCAGCCGCGCTCCTCGCCGGGACCGTCTCCCTCAGCGCCTGCACCAGTGCCACGGAGCAGACCGCCGGTACGGGCTCCGAGTCGGGCGCGCTGCAGGACCGGATGCAGTCGCTCGTCGATGCCGGCTACCCCGCGGCGCTCGCCTCGGTGATCGGACCGGACGGCACGTCGATCGACGTCGCGGCCGGTATCGGCGACCTCGCGACCGACGAGCCCGCCCAGGTCGACGGCGAGGTGCGGATCGCGAGCAACACGAAGATGTTCGTCTCGACCGTCGTCCTCCAGCTCGTCGAGGAGGGCAAGGTCGCGCTCGACGCCCCGATCGACACGTACCTCCCGGGGCTCATCACCGGCGACGGCGTCGACGGCACCCGCATCACCGTCCGGCAGCTGCTCCAGCACACGGCGGGGCTCCCCGAGTACGCCGACCAGATCGCGGCCGATGCGTTCGCCGCACAGGAGCGTTACACCTCGCCCCGCGACATGCTCGACATCGCCCTCGCGAAGCCGGCCGTGTTCGCGCCGGGGGAGCGGTGGGCGTACAGCAACACGAACTACCTCGTGCTGGGGCTCATGATCGAGCACGTCACCGATCGGGCGCTCGGCCAGCAGATCGACGAGCGCATCGTCAAGCCGCTCGACCTCGAGCACACCTACTTCCCGGCGCCGGGCGAGCGTGAGCTGCGCGGGGAGCACCCCAAGGGGTATCACGCGAAGACCGCCGGCGAGCTCGTGGACTTCGCCGCCCTCGACACCTCGTTCGCCTGGTCCGCCGGTGCACTCGTCTCGACGCCGCACGAGCTCAACGTCTTCATGAAGGCGCTGCTCGACGGGGAACTCCTGAACGCGGAGACCCTGGCCGAGATGCAGACCACGGTTCCGGCGGGCGACGAGCTGTGGCCGGGAGCGGGCTACGGGCTCGGCCTCCAGAGCTACCCGCTGAGCTGCGGTGGCGTGGCCTGGGGTCACGGCGGCGACATCCCCGGAACCCAGACGCGCAACGCGGTCGGTCCCGACGGCACGGCCGTCACCATCGCCGTCACCTCGTTGCCGTGGGCGGTCGTCTCGCCCGACGACAACGAGCGACTGATGGAGCAGTACCGGATCGTCGTCGACGCCCTCGACGCGAGCCTCTGCGAGCGATGA
- a CDS encoding ABC transporter ATP-binding protein, with amino-acid sequence MTTTHPHSIEAHGLRKSFHGSPRVDDVSFTVDPGRVVGLLGPNGAGKTTTIRLLLGLARADAGEARILGRPYRELDQPARAVGAVLDAGGLHPARTGRQHLRIAAARIGADAARIDAVLTEVGMSRDADRPAGGYSLGMRQRIAIAAALLGEPAVLILDEPSNGLDPAGMQWLRLRLRAFADAGGTVLLSSHLLSDVQDIADDVVVIADGRVLAQSSMDEILAASEGDLEAYYLQVTGTAQLAGNGEVR; translated from the coding sequence ATGACCACGACACACCCCCATTCGATCGAGGCGCACGGGCTCCGGAAGTCCTTCCACGGCAGCCCCCGCGTCGATGACGTCTCCTTCACCGTCGACCCTGGCCGGGTCGTCGGACTCCTCGGCCCGAACGGTGCCGGGAAGACCACCACCATCCGCCTGCTGCTCGGCCTCGCCCGCGCCGATGCCGGAGAGGCCCGCATCCTCGGCCGACCGTACCGCGAGCTGGACCAGCCGGCACGCGCCGTCGGAGCCGTGCTCGACGCCGGTGGGCTCCACCCGGCCCGCACCGGGCGGCAGCACCTCCGCATCGCCGCAGCGCGTATCGGAGCCGACGCCGCCCGGATCGACGCGGTCCTCACCGAGGTGGGGATGAGCCGCGACGCCGACCGCCCCGCCGGCGGGTACTCGCTCGGCATGCGCCAGCGCATCGCGATCGCCGCAGCACTCCTCGGCGAGCCGGCCGTGCTCATCCTCGACGAGCCCTCGAACGGCCTCGATCCGGCCGGCATGCAGTGGCTGCGACTCCGGCTGCGCGCGTTCGCCGACGCGGGTGGAACGGTGCTGCTCTCGTCGCACCTGCTCTCCGACGTGCAGGACATCGCGGACGACGTGGTCGTCATCGCCGACGGGCGCGTCCTGGCCCAGTCGTCGATGGACGAGATCCTCGCCGCATCGGAAGGCGACCTCGAGGCCTACTACCTCCAGGTCACCGGAACCGCCCAGCTCGCCGGGAACGGGGAGGTGCGCTGA
- a CDS encoding HAD family hydrolase, giving the protein MSDSADTTETTDTNVPDNTDDRIAVLFDIDGTLVDSNYLHVDAWDRAFADAGRPVDAWRIHRSIGKDGGELLESLLDGSEEVEQYGERAKELHSEYYLQNTSRLRVIGGARELLGELAGRGIAVVLATSAPENELEILRELLDVDEAVFAATSSGDVETAKPEPDIVEVALDRAGVPASRAVMVGDAVWDIEAAARAGVECIGVRSGGFGEQELRDAGAVAVYGDVAELLANLEDSPIGKLRA; this is encoded by the coding sequence ATGTCCGATTCTGCTGACACCACTGAGACCACCGACACCAACGTCCCCGACAACACCGACGACCGCATTGCGGTCCTCTTCGACATCGACGGCACGCTCGTCGATTCGAACTACCTGCATGTCGACGCGTGGGATCGCGCGTTCGCCGATGCCGGCAGACCCGTCGACGCGTGGCGGATCCACCGGTCGATCGGGAAGGACGGCGGTGAGCTCCTCGAGTCCCTGCTGGACGGTTCCGAGGAGGTCGAGCAGTACGGCGAGCGGGCGAAGGAGCTGCACAGCGAGTACTACCTGCAGAACACGTCCCGGCTGCGGGTGATCGGCGGCGCGCGCGAGCTGCTCGGCGAGCTGGCGGGACGCGGGATCGCGGTCGTCCTGGCGACCTCGGCGCCGGAGAACGAGCTGGAGATCCTGCGGGAGCTGCTCGACGTCGACGAGGCGGTCTTCGCTGCGACGTCCTCCGGTGACGTCGAGACGGCGAAGCCGGAGCCCGACATCGTCGAGGTCGCTCTCGATCGCGCAGGGGTGCCGGCGTCGCGGGCCGTCATGGTCGGCGATGCCGTCTGGGACATCGAGGCGGCCGCTCGGGCCGGTGTGGAGTGCATCGGGGTGCGGAGCGGCGGGTTCGGCGAGCAGGAGTTGCGTGATGCCGGTGCGGTCGCGGTCTACGGTGACGTCGCCGAGTTGCTCGCGAACCTCGAGGACAGCCCGATCGGCAAGCTCAGGGCGTAG
- a CDS encoding BLUF domain-containing protein, whose protein sequence is MGTDEDQMLSLVYASTATQPFSDEDLTALLATSRENNARSGLTGMLVHRDGRFLQVLEGPEAAVRGLMDTLSADPRHTGIRVMFEEPIRERQFADWTMGFERADSGSAADLDGYRDTFDDLDRDDPTATMRALRELARWFRSRASR, encoded by the coding sequence GTGGGCACCGACGAAGACCAGATGCTGTCACTCGTGTACGCGAGTACGGCGACACAGCCGTTCAGCGACGAGGACCTCACCGCCCTGCTCGCCACCAGCCGCGAGAACAACGCTCGCAGCGGGCTCACCGGCATGCTCGTCCACCGCGACGGCCGGTTCCTGCAGGTCCTCGAAGGACCAGAGGCCGCCGTCCGCGGGCTCATGGACACCCTCAGCGCCGACCCCCGCCACACCGGCATCCGGGTGATGTTCGAAGAACCCATCCGCGAACGCCAGTTCGCCGACTGGACCATGGGCTTCGAACGCGCCGACAGCGGATCCGCCGCCGACCTCGACGGCTACCGCGACACCTTCGACGACCTCGACCGCGACGACCCGACCGCCACCATGCGCGCCCTTCGCGAACTCGCCCGCTGGTTCCGCAGCCGCGCCAGCCGCTGA